A stretch of Salarias fasciatus chromosome 23, fSalaFa1.1, whole genome shotgun sequence DNA encodes these proteins:
- the tmem125a gene encoding transmembrane protein 125 has protein sequence MPELDNFPPLRETGGPEVGHNGQADPAQIQNNILEEQVELWWFRDPGKSLLCYCVAVLLILGCGLGGVGLLSTTTSVSSEWRLGAGTALCLLALGVLLKQLLSSAVQDMNCVRSRRRIDMLKSGGLSDLLVVLITGLSLLICGGVLLRLALANHMPKPGQALNDMYISGVVLLAGGGAAVVGVGMYSVVVVLLERTRHGRRFVDRVLNIFTISGHIDRQARRETTSSLANLL, from the coding sequence ATGCCAGAGCTGGACAACTTTCCCCCCCTGAGGGAAACCGGAGGCCCCGAAGTGGGTCACAATGGTCAAGCCGACCCGGCTCAGATACAAAACAACatcctggaggagcaggtggagctgtgGTGGTTCAGAGACCCGGGGAAGTCTCTGCTCTGCTACTgcgttgctgtgctgctcatcCTGGGGTGCGGACTGGGCGGCGTGGGACTCctctccaccaccaccagcgTCTCCAGCGAATGGCGGCTGGGTGCGGGGACGGCTCTGTGTCTGCTGGCTTTGGGGGTCCTGctcaaacagctgctcagctcagCCGTGCAGGACATGAATTGCGTGCGAAGTAGGAGGCGAATTGACATGCTAAAGAGCGGCGGTTTATCTGACCTTCTGGTGGTTTTGATTACTGGGCTGTCACTGTTGATTTGTGGAGGGGTTCTACTTCGCCTGGCCTTGGCTAACCACATGCCGAAGCCTGGACAAGCACTTAACGACATGTACATCTCTGGTGTGGTTTTGCTggcgggagggggggctgcagtAGTGGGGGTAGGGATGTACTCTGTTGTGGTGGTCCTTCTCGAGAGAACAAGGCATGGACGAAGGTTTGTGGATCGGGTTTTGAACATATTTACCATTTCAGGACACATTGACCGCCAGGCTCGCAGAGAGACTACCTCCAGTTTGGCTAATCTTTTATGA